One part of the Paenibacillus silvisoli genome encodes these proteins:
- a CDS encoding peptidase G2 autoproteolytic cleavage domain-containing protein, with amino-acid sequence MAPPCNTQTTGACSEAEGSETQAVGDSSHAEGFQSAATAFASHAEGYASLAQGPASHAEGGSTFASGLYAHAEGRDTSALNEAAHAEGFIAIAGGFAAHAEGYATLAFGPAAHAEGGGSSAIGTYAHAEGQNTLAVGFNAHAEGELTQATGLDAHAEGLAAIASGQAAHAEGESNTASGRASHAEGNLNEASGSFAHAEGQRTVASGDLSHAEGSQSIASGQTSHAEGAVTTASGFASHAQGVNTVADGLFSHAEGLNTSTSMLDGVHVMGQFGAANELPYSWYLANGTSAEAPGIAAKILSSGDVKADGTMSSPAADYAEMFETADGQPIEPGYFLALEADKVRIAAASDKYIVGIASGRPAFLSDSGELGWHRKFATDEWGRILYRDVLLPAKLDADGRVMLPERLERQPVLNPDWNPLQPYAPRLQRPEWVAVGMVGKLLARDDGSCQPGGLCLPNDGGIATAADNGFYVLARTRPNQVLVLLGPRF; translated from the coding sequence ATGGCACCACCATGCAATACGCAGACGACCGGCGCTTGCTCCGAAGCCGAAGGCTCCGAAACGCAGGCTGTCGGCGACTCCTCGCACGCCGAAGGATTTCAGTCCGCGGCAACGGCCTTCGCATCCCATGCGGAGGGCTACGCCAGTCTGGCGCAAGGCCCCGCTTCCCATGCCGAAGGAGGCAGCACGTTCGCTTCGGGGCTGTACGCCCATGCCGAAGGCCGGGATACGTCCGCGCTGAACGAGGCCGCGCACGCCGAAGGCTTTATCGCGATTGCCGGCGGGTTCGCCGCGCACGCGGAGGGCTACGCCACGCTGGCGTTCGGACCGGCCGCCCATGCGGAAGGCGGCGGCTCCTCCGCCATCGGCACGTACGCCCACGCCGAAGGGCAGAATACGCTGGCCGTCGGCTTTAACGCGCACGCCGAGGGCGAGCTGACGCAAGCGACCGGCCTCGATGCGCACGCCGAGGGCTTGGCGGCGATCGCCTCCGGCCAAGCGGCGCATGCCGAGGGCGAAAGCAACACCGCGAGCGGACGAGCGTCGCATGCCGAAGGCAATCTCAACGAGGCGAGCGGCAGCTTCGCGCATGCGGAGGGGCAGCGCACGGTCGCCTCCGGCGATCTGTCTCACGCCGAAGGCAGCCAAAGCATCGCAAGCGGGCAAACCTCGCATGCGGAAGGCGCCGTCACCACGGCCAGCGGCTTCGCCTCGCATGCGCAGGGCGTCAACACCGTCGCGGACGGCTTGTTCTCGCATGCCGAAGGCTTGAACACGTCGACGAGCATGCTCGACGGCGTGCATGTCATGGGCCAATTCGGCGCTGCGAACGAGCTGCCTTATTCCTGGTACCTCGCCAACGGCACGAGCGCCGAAGCGCCCGGCATCGCCGCGAAAATATTAAGCAGCGGCGACGTGAAAGCCGACGGCACGATGAGCAGCCCTGCCGCGGACTACGCCGAAATGTTCGAGACCGCCGATGGCCAGCCGATCGAGCCGGGGTATTTTCTCGCCCTCGAAGCGGACAAGGTCCGCATCGCTGCGGCCAGCGACAAGTATATCGTCGGCATCGCGAGCGGCAGGCCCGCTTTCTTGTCCGACAGCGGCGAGCTCGGCTGGCATCGGAAATTTGCCACGGATGAATGGGGCCGCATCTTGTATCGGGACGTGCTGCTGCCCGCGAAGCTCGATGCCGACGGCCGGGTTATGCTGCCCGAACGGCTGGAGCGTCAGCCGGTGCTCAATCCCGACTGGAACCCGCTCCAGCCTTACGCGCCGCGGCTTCAGCGCCCGGAGTGGGTCGCGGTCGGCATGGTCGGCAAGCTGCTCGCCCGCGATGACGGCAGCTGCCAGCCCGGCGGCTTGTGCCTGCCGAATGACGGCGGCATCGCTACCGCAGCGGACAACGGGTTCTACGTATTGGCCAGAACCCGTCCCAACCAAGTGCTCGTGCTGCTCGGCCCCCGCTTCTGA
- a CDS encoding LysM peptidoglycan-binding domain-containing protein has translation MNRGFFPGGGFGGGFGGRRFFRPFPHPFFPNRFLFPFFFFSPFFPFWRDGNPEDMVFAQHQVAPGDTMDKICHKYNMPHAILEEANPQVNPNQLRVGETVVIPRISNMHCQKTYQESTQPMTQGQPMQPMQQQQP, from the coding sequence ATGAATCGTGGATTTTTTCCTGGCGGTGGCTTTGGTGGTGGCTTCGGAGGACGTCGCTTCTTCCGTCCGTTCCCTCATCCGTTCTTCCCGAATCGCTTCTTGTTCCCGTTCTTCTTCTTCTCCCCGTTCTTCCCATTCTGGAGGGACGGCAATCCCGAGGACATGGTCTTCGCGCAGCATCAAGTAGCGCCAGGCGATACGATGGACAAAATTTGCCACAAGTACAACATGCCTCATGCCATTCTGGAAGAGGCTAATCCACAAGTCAACCCGAACCAGCTGAGGGTCGGCGAAACGGTCGTCATCCCGCGCATTTCCAACATGCACTGCCAGAAAACATACCAGGAATCGACGCAGCCGATGACGCAAGGGCAGCCGATGCAGCCGATGCAGCAGCAGCAGCCATAA
- the asd gene encoding aspartate-semialdehyde dehydrogenase, translating to MSGKLKVGIVGGTGMVGQRFVELLDQHPWFEVTAIAASAGSAGKTYEEAVKGRWKLATPIPENVKQIVVQDASKVEEVAGGVDFVFCAVDMAKNEIKALEEAYAKTGTPVVSNNSAHRWTPDVPMVIPEINPSHLEVIAAQRKRLGTETGFIAVKPNCSIQSYVPALHALLDFKPTTVVASTYQAISGAGKNFTDWPEMLDNVIPYIGGEEEKSEQEPLRIWGSVEGGEIVKASAPLITTQCIRVPVTDGHLATVFASFENKPAKEEIIARWRAYQGRPQELGLPSAPKQFITYFEEENRPQTGLDRDIEGGMGVSVGRLREDSVYDYKFVGLSHNTLRGAAGGAVLIAELLKAEGYIQAKA from the coding sequence ATGTCAGGGAAATTGAAAGTCGGTATTGTTGGCGGTACGGGCATGGTGGGACAGCGCTTCGTCGAGCTGCTGGACCAGCACCCTTGGTTTGAAGTAACGGCGATTGCGGCGAGCGCGGGCTCGGCGGGCAAAACGTACGAGGAAGCGGTAAAAGGCAGATGGAAGCTGGCTACGCCGATTCCGGAAAACGTGAAGCAAATCGTCGTGCAGGACGCTTCCAAAGTGGAAGAAGTCGCCGGCGGGGTAGACTTCGTATTCTGCGCCGTCGATATGGCGAAGAATGAAATTAAAGCGTTGGAAGAAGCGTACGCGAAGACGGGCACGCCTGTCGTTTCCAACAACTCGGCTCACCGCTGGACGCCGGACGTCCCGATGGTGATCCCGGAAATCAACCCGAGCCATCTGGAAGTCATCGCTGCGCAGCGCAAGCGTCTGGGCACGGAAACCGGCTTTATTGCCGTAAAACCGAACTGCTCCATTCAAAGCTACGTGCCGGCGCTTCACGCGCTGCTTGATTTCAAGCCGACGACGGTAGTCGCGTCGACGTACCAAGCGATCTCAGGAGCGGGCAAAAACTTTACCGATTGGCCGGAAATGCTCGACAACGTGATCCCTTACATCGGCGGCGAGGAAGAGAAGAGCGAGCAGGAGCCGCTTCGGATCTGGGGCAGCGTCGAAGGCGGCGAGATCGTGAAAGCGAGCGCGCCATTGATTACGACGCAGTGCATTCGCGTTCCGGTAACGGACGGCCATCTGGCGACCGTATTCGCATCGTTCGAGAACAAGCCGGCGAAGGAAGAAATTATTGCTCGCTGGAGAGCCTACCAAGGCCGTCCGCAGGAGCTTGGCCTGCCGAGCGCGCCGAAGCAGTTCATTACGTATTTTGAAGAAGAGAACCGTCCTCAGACGGGGCTGGATCGCGATATTGAAGGCGGCATGGGCGTGTCGGTCGGCCGCTTGCGCGAAGACTCCGTATACGATTACAAATTCGTCGGCCTGTCGCACAACACGCTGCGCGGCGCTGCCGGCGGAGCCGTTCTGATCGCCGAACTGTTGAAGGCGGAAGGCTATATTCAAGCGAAAGCATAA